A single Altererythrobacter sp. BO-6 DNA region contains:
- a CDS encoding replicative DNA helicase, with product MSESDVITRPEAETVKTARLPANLEAEAALLGAVLIDNRVIEELRTPLRAEHFFEPLHQRIYERVLKLIERNATASPVTLKPYFDGDEALKQLGGTSYLAQLTQDGMGLLAAGELAQQIYDLALLRELVSVGRGLVEGALDTSDEVSPMDRISDAEAQLYRVADGAATGSEASSFRSAAMTAIKMAEAAMNSGGGLSGKTTGLDVIDRKTSGLHNSDLIILAGRPGMGKTSLATNIAFNCAEEHLKWQRDGGEFNYGAPVAFFSLEMSADQLATRILAEQAEISSEALRSGKLSRDEFQQLSFASQQLAELPLYIDDTPALTIAALRTRARRLKRRHDIGLIVVDYLQLLQGSGRANDNRVNEISEISRGLKTLAKELSVPVIALSQLSRAVEQREDKRPQLSDLRESGSIEQDADMVWFIYRADYYHEASRPDMPTETTSAEATEKYRIWEERYLELKNKATLIVAKQRHGSTGNVPLHFQSEITKFTSPNIRDYSDYGID from the coding sequence ATGTCCGAAAGCGATGTGATCACCCGGCCCGAAGCTGAAACTGTCAAGACTGCCCGCCTGCCTGCAAATCTCGAGGCGGAAGCGGCGTTGCTTGGTGCCGTGCTGATCGACAATCGCGTGATCGAGGAATTGCGCACGCCGCTGCGCGCGGAGCATTTCTTCGAGCCGCTGCACCAGCGCATCTATGAGCGCGTGCTCAAGCTGATCGAGCGCAACGCCACGGCCAGCCCGGTGACGCTGAAGCCTTATTTCGACGGTGACGAAGCGCTCAAACAGCTCGGCGGCACCAGCTATCTGGCACAATTGACGCAGGACGGGATGGGGCTGCTGGCGGCGGGCGAACTGGCGCAGCAGATTTACGACCTGGCCCTGCTCCGGGAACTGGTAAGCGTGGGCCGCGGGCTGGTCGAAGGCGCGCTCGACACCAGCGACGAAGTCTCCCCGATGGACCGCATCTCGGACGCGGAGGCGCAGCTCTACCGTGTGGCGGATGGCGCGGCCACTGGCAGCGAAGCATCGAGTTTCCGCAGCGCGGCGATGACTGCGATCAAGATGGCCGAAGCGGCGATGAACTCGGGTGGTGGCCTCTCAGGCAAGACCACCGGGCTCGACGTGATCGACCGCAAGACCAGCGGCCTCCACAATTCGGACCTTATCATCCTGGCCGGTCGGCCGGGCATGGGCAAGACCTCGCTGGCCACCAATATCGCCTTCAACTGCGCCGAAGAGCACCTCAAGTGGCAACGCGACGGGGGCGAATTCAATTATGGCGCGCCGGTGGCTTTCTTCAGCCTGGAAATGAGTGCTGACCAGCTCGCTACGCGTATCCTGGCCGAACAGGCGGAGATCAGCTCAGAAGCGCTGCGCAGCGGCAAGCTTTCGCGCGACGAATTCCAGCAGCTGTCTTTCGCCAGCCAGCAACTGGCCGAATTGCCGCTTTACATCGACGACACGCCCGCGCTCACCATTGCCGCACTGCGGACCCGCGCGCGACGGTTGAAGCGGCGCCACGATATCGGGCTGATCGTGGTCGACTATCTCCAGCTGCTGCAAGGCTCGGGCCGCGCCAACGACAACCGCGTGAACGAGATTTCGGAGATCAGCCGCGGCCTGAAGACACTGGCCAAGGAACTGAGCGTGCCGGTGATCGCGCTGTCGCAGCTCAGCCGCGCGGTCGAACAGCGCGAGGACAAGCGCCCGCAGCTGTCGGACCTGCGCGAATCCGGCTCGATCGAGCAAGACGCCGACATGGTGTGGTTCATTTATCGCGCGGATTATTACCATGAGGCCTCGCGCCCCGACATGCCGACCGAGACGACATCAGCCGAAGCGACCGAGAAATACCGCATCTGGGAAGAGCGCTATCTCGAGCTCAAGAACAAGGCGACGCTGATCGTGGCCAAGCAGCGCCACGGCTCGACCGGCAACGTCCCGCTCCATTTCCAGAGCGAAATCACCAAGTTCACCTCGCCCAATATCCGCGACTATTCGGATTACGGGATCGACTGA
- the rpoZ gene encoding DNA-directed RNA polymerase subunit omega, whose product MARVTVEDCVDKVPNRFDLVLLAAQRAREISGGAELTIDRDRDKNPVVALREIAEQTIRPAELHEAVVTNLQKILPDDEDEADEIGSLSQSAEALRITASAPARSTSIGSDFDG is encoded by the coding sequence ATGGCACGCGTTACCGTTGAAGATTGCGTCGACAAGGTTCCCAACCGCTTCGACCTCGTCCTGCTGGCAGCCCAGCGCGCTCGCGAAATTTCCGGCGGCGCCGAGCTGACAATTGATCGCGATCGTGACAAAAACCCCGTCGTTGCTCTGCGCGAGATCGCCGAGCAGACCATCCGTCCGGCCGAACTGCACGAAGCGGTGGTAACGAACCTGCAGAAGATCCTGCCCGACGACGAGGACGAGGCCGATGAAATCGGCTCGCTCAGCCAGTCGGCCGAAGCGCTGCGGATCACTGCATCGGCGCCGGCGCGTTCGACCTCGATCGGTTCCGATTTCGACGGCTGA
- a CDS encoding phosphatidylserine/phosphatidylglycerophosphate/cardiolipin synthase family protein produces MAEPDGTMTLPDPSVDYRDPPAFSVAGGGHSFTLHPEGRERLASLVALIDGARETLELCFYMFQADHTGTEVRGALVRAAQRGVDVRLIVDAFGTDAEPSFFDPLLSAGGNFSMFSPRWNVRYLIRNHQKFAIADRAKVMTGGFNVSDHYFAPPQKNGWNDLGVTIEGPVVASFVAWFRELERWVDNGGSQFLAIRRLVRDWNEGDDSVQLLLGGPTRITSAWARRVKLDIARGKRLDLVMAYFSPPRSMRRLIRQLAQRGSARLVMAGKSDNTTTIGASRALYGPLLRSGVQVAEFEPCKLHTKLLVIDDVTYFGSANFDMRSIRLNLELMVRVEDAELARQVRGLIDHLERSSKPVTLEWYRREATLFSRIRWRISWFLVSVLDYTVARRLNLGV; encoded by the coding sequence ATGGCCGAACCCGATGGCACCATGACACTGCCCGATCCGAGCGTGGATTACCGCGACCCACCGGCATTTTCTGTCGCAGGCGGAGGGCATAGTTTCACACTCCACCCTGAGGGCCGAGAGCGGCTGGCCAGTCTCGTCGCTCTGATTGACGGAGCGCGTGAGACGCTTGAGCTCTGCTTTTACATGTTCCAGGCCGACCACACCGGTACCGAGGTGCGTGGAGCGCTGGTTCGCGCAGCGCAGCGCGGGGTCGATGTGCGACTGATCGTCGATGCGTTCGGGACAGATGCAGAGCCAAGTTTCTTCGATCCGCTTCTGAGCGCGGGAGGTAATTTCAGCATGTTTTCGCCGCGCTGGAACGTGCGCTACCTGATCCGCAACCACCAGAAATTCGCGATCGCGGATCGCGCCAAAGTCATGACCGGCGGCTTCAATGTTTCTGACCATTATTTCGCACCGCCGCAGAAAAACGGCTGGAATGACCTTGGTGTTACGATCGAAGGGCCGGTCGTGGCCAGCTTCGTCGCGTGGTTCCGCGAACTTGAGCGCTGGGTGGATAATGGCGGCTCGCAGTTCCTGGCGATCAGGCGGCTGGTGCGGGACTGGAACGAAGGCGATGATAGCGTGCAGCTGCTGCTGGGCGGGCCCACCCGCATTACCAGCGCCTGGGCTCGGCGCGTCAAGCTCGACATTGCGCGCGGCAAACGGCTCGACCTGGTGATGGCCTATTTCTCGCCGCCGCGCAGCATGCGGCGGCTTATCCGCCAACTGGCTCAGCGCGGATCGGCGCGGCTGGTGATGGCCGGAAAGTCTGACAACACCACCACCATCGGCGCCTCGCGCGCGCTTTACGGGCCTTTGCTGCGTTCGGGCGTGCAGGTCGCCGAATTCGAGCCCTGCAAGTTGCACACCAAACTGCTGGTTATCGACGATGTCACCTATTTCGGCAGTGCCAATTTCGATATGCGCTCGATCAGGCTTAACCTGGAACTGATGGTGCGGGTCGAAGATGCAGAACTTGCGCGGCAGGTGCGCGGTTTGATCGATCATTTGGAGCGATCGAGCAAGCCCGTGACTCTCGAATGGTACCGCCGTGAGGCGACACTGTTCAGCCGCATTCGCTGGCGGATTTCCTGGTTTCTGGTTTCCGTGCTCGATTACACCGTGGCGCGGCGGCTGAACCTGGGGGTGTGA